One part of the Lotus japonicus ecotype B-129 chromosome 2, LjGifu_v1.2 genome encodes these proteins:
- the LOC130739333 gene encoding ABC transporter E family member 2-like, translated as MGNNDENQQHNITTTVKEEEEEEAPAVYNDENQQHNITIVQEEEQAPAVYKYPRMTKTVGDFTLYVNDGEFTKSEIIVIQGLKGTGKTTLIRMLAGELKPDFVDGKMPQFNVSYMPQNNINPLPPSAIVRDLFHDIVDPHFESHVMQPLLIPHFMDQQVANLSPQQLHRLEICLCLFKPADIYLIDEPSQYLPHFNDFDDVADVIKSFFLHTKKAAVVAESSAYMAFLLHDNRVILCDGKPSICCVATSPHEMFFNLVGILASDLESIEADPSRNKPDKFGLVITRIPDFVSNLVTESASVLQT; from the exons ATGGGAAACAACGATGAGAACCAACAACACAATATTACAACAACAGtgaaagaggaggaggaggaggaggctcCAGCAGTATACAACGATGAGAACCAACAACACAATATTACAATAGTGCAAGAGGAGGAGCAGGCTCCAGCAGTATACAAATACCCAAGGATGACCAAAACTGTAGGCGATTTCACGCTTTATGTCAATGATGGAGAATTTACAAAATCTGAAATTATTGTCATTCAGGGTCTCAAGGGGACAGGAAAGACCACACTTATTAGGATGCTG GCTGGTGAATTGAAGCCTGACTTTGTAGATGGCAAAATGCCTCAATTCAATGTTTCATACATGCCTCAGAACAACATTAACCCTTTGCCTCCTTCAGCTATTGTCAGAGACTTGTTTCATGATATTGTTGATCCCCACTTTGAATCACATGTTATGCAGCCACTTCTTATCCCTCACTTCATGGACCAACAAGTTGCCAATCTTTCTCCTCAACAGTTGCATAGACTTGAGATATGTCTCTGTCTCTTTAAG CCTGCAGATATCTATCTCATAGATGAGCCAAGTCAATATCTTCCTCATTTTAATGACTTTGATGATGTTGCCGATGTCATTAAGAGCTTTTTTCTTCATACAAAGAAAGCCGCTGTTGTGGCTGAGTCCTCTGCCTACATGGCATTTCTCCTTCATGACAACAGAGTTATTCTTTGTGATGGTAAACCCTCAATTTGCTGTGTTGCAACTAGTCCACATGAAATGTTCTTC AATCTTGTTGGGATACTGGCATCAGATTTAGAATCGATCGAAGCTGATCCATCAAGGAACAAACCTGATAAATTCGGGCTGGTTATTACTCGCATTCCAGATTTCGTATCAAATCTAGTCACTGAAAGTGCATCAGTTTTACAGACTTAG